A single Amphiprion ocellaris isolate individual 3 ecotype Okinawa chromosome 1, ASM2253959v1, whole genome shotgun sequence DNA region contains:
- the LOC111564828 gene encoding interleukin-18 receptor accessory protein-like, with product MPTEYILLLLIFPSLSVGCCGSQQGERAHQPDTTHLRYRAVEGETFTMPCIESLNQKYVEYLETRWVRTGEGGEEKKDPPYPCGNTTLAEAKLSANYTTLTGGSKRILHLQVVKKPKSSCFQPEEKIAVVRLTARGEITCPSFTCSNSTDVIWYKDYIPHSCEKEGVLYLCPAREDHEGLYFCDRRIREGNVTWTIRRPVYVKVGPRRPPTDPPTILYPVDNSMEEVELGLPYNLTCEVSFPLETEFSSKVLWYVNYNGNKENMTLLPLEKAIIDKGEIHDDIKITQISIIKEVTPQHLNHMYTCSTANTVGNSSVTIKLKRRIKVKWPCLVAYPIVSFLMLAMLGGILHLKRLELQLIYRSYFQYGKHDTDEKQFDVFLSYVRSPPLVDVSEGFGLSSKSGSSSDEEDSLSTDDGESTEGLLEVLLPQVLEDQWGYRLHLLDRDPLPGGAYTNDVVLAIARSRMLICVLSADYLTNSNAVFELESGVQALLQKSAPKLLLIWTSGASGSLNQVDPPLPILVQKALRVLPSLTWSSSKPARAKSKFWRSLRKALPHSGSEAGFSHAASMIKLC from the exons CTCATCAGCCTGATACTACACATCTACGCTACAGAGCTGTGGAGGGGGAGACCTTTACGATGCCCTGCATTGAATCTTTAAACcaaaaatatgtagaatatTTGGAGACCAGATGGGTCAGGACAGGAGAaggtggagaagaaaaaaaagatccacCGTACCCCTGTGGGAACACAACCTTAGCTGAAGCAAAACTCTCTGCAAACTACACAACCCTCACAGG TGGCAGCAAACGGATCTTGCATTTACAGGTGGTGAAGAAACCCAAGTCGAGTTGCTTCCAGCCTGAAGAGAAAATAGCAGTGGTGCGTCTGACTGCTAGAGGGGAGATCACCTGTCCAAGCTTCACCTGCAGCAACAGCACAGATGTCATTTGGTATAAG GACTACATACCTCATTCCTGTGAAAAGGAGGGAGTGTTATATCTCTGCCCAGCCAGAGAAGATCACGAAGGTTTATATTTCTGTGATAGAAGAATAAGGGAGGGGAACGTCACGTGGACGATCAGGAGGCCTGTTTACGTTAAAGTTGGAC CACGACGTCCGCCAACTGACCCACCGACGATTTTGTATCCTGTTGACAACAGCATGGAGGAAGTGGAGCTTG GTCTCCCTTACAATCTGACCTGTGAGGTATCCTTTCCTCTTGAAACTGAGTTTTCATCAAAGGTATTGTGGTACGTGAATTACAATGGCAACAAGGAGAATATGACCCTGCTGCCCTTGGAAAAGGCTATTAT AGACAAAGGCGAGATACATGATGACATCAAGATCACACAGATTTCCATCATAAAAGAGGTGACGCCACAGCACTTGAACCACATGTATACCTGCAGCACGGCCAATACTGTTGGAAACAGCAGCGTCACAATCAAGCTAAAAAGGAGAATTAAAG TCAAATGGCCTTGCCTGGTTGCGTATCCCATTGTGTCCTTCCTGATGTTAGCTATGCTGGGAGGAATCTTGCATTTGAAAAGACTGGAACTGCAGCTTATCTACAGATCCTACTTTCAATATGGAAAACATGATACAG ATGAGAAACAGTTTGATGTGTTTCTCTCGTACGTGCGGAGTCCTCCGCTAGTAGACGTGTCAGAAGGTTTCGGTCTTTCCTCCAAATCAGGATCTTCCAGTGATGAGGAAG ACTCACTCAGCACAGATGATGGTGAATCCACTGAGGGGCTGCTGGAAGTGCTGCTGCCCCAGGTGCTGGAGGACCAGTGGGGGTATCgcctccatctgctggacaGAGATCCGCTTCCTGGAGGAG CATATACAAACGATGTGGTCCTTGCGATAGCGAGAAGCCGAATGCTCATCTGTGTCCTGTCAGcggactacctcaccaacagcaACGCTGTGTTTGAGCTGGAATCAGGAGTCCAG GCTTTGCTGCAAAAATCTGCCCCCAAACTCCTGCTAATATGGACGAGTGGAGCATCAGGATCACTCAACCAGGTAGACCCTCCGCTGCCCATACTGGTCCAAAAGGCCCTGAGGGTGTTGCCCAGTCTGACATGGAGCTCCAGCAAACCGGCCAGAGCCAAAAGCAAATTCTGGAGATCCTTGAGGAAGGCTCTGCCACACTCAGGCAGTGAGGCTGGCTTCAGTCACGCAGCATCaatgattaaattgtgttaG